A window of uncultured Gellertiella sp. genomic DNA:
AACACCCCTCGAAGCCTATCAAACCGAAATCTCAAACCAGCCTGTTGCACTTCAGAAATGAGACCGCCCGGACATTGATTTCAGTAAATACGGGACAGCGTTTCCGCTAATTCCGGGACAGTCCCGGCGGCGGATATGATGTCGATTTTCGCAAGCGCCGTTCTGGCAGATTGGCTCCTCATTATTTGTGAGAGGGGCCATGCCAAGACGGAAGCAAGCGAGACGAACGACAGTGAAAGACATTCGATCAATATTGCGGCTGACGCATGAACAGGGGCTCTCGGTTCGTGCCATTTCTGAGCGCCTGAAGATCAGCAAGAGCTCTGTGGCGACGTATCTTCTGCGGGCGAAGGAGACCGGACTTTCTGTCTGGCCTCTACCTGCAGGACTTGATGACGATGCCGCGCTTGAGCGCCATCTTTTCCGGCGGGTTGGCCGCCCGCCACAAGACCTGGCCGAGCCGGACTGGCGGTCCGTTTCGTCCGAGTTGAAGCGCAAGGGCGTCACGCTGACGCTTTTGTGGCAGGAATACAGGGCAAGCCATCCCGGCGGCTATGGCTACACATGGTTCTGCGACCGTTATGCTGCTTTCGAACGCCGCGCTCACGCAACTTTCCGCAACCGCCATGAGGCGGGCGCGGTGATGCAGGCGGATTACGCCGGTCACACCATTCCCATCACCGACCCGTCGACCGGCGTCATCCACCCGGCACAAATCTTCGTGGCGATGCTGCCGGCCTCGTCACTGACCTTCGCGATTGCCAGCTTCAGCCAGAAGCTGCCGGACTGGATTGAGGGACAGGAACGGGCGTTGAGCTTCTTCGGCGGCGTCCCGAAGGCGATCGTGTGCGACAACCTGAAGGCGGGCGTCGCCAAGGCGCTGTGGTTCGAACCGACGCTCAACGCCACCTTCGCAGCCATGGCCGAACATTACGACACGACCATCCTGCCGACCAGAAGCCGCAAGCCGCGTGACAAGGCCAAGGTCGAAGGTGCCGTTCTGATCGTCGAGCGCTGGATACTGGCCCGCCTCAGAAACCGGCGCTTCTTCAGTCTCGCAGATTTGAACGCCGCAATCTCGGTTCTGCTGGATGACCTGAACAGTCGCCCCATGCGCCACATAGGCAAGTCGCGCCGGGAACTGTTCGATGAGGTTGAGAGGCAAGCGCTTGCGCCGCTACCGGCCGCGCCGTTCGACTATGCGGAATGGAAGGTGGCGAAAGTCCATCCCGATTACCACGTCGAGGTCGACGGGACCTTCTACTCCGTGCCGCACCGCCTGATCGGCAGACAGGTCGATGTGCGCCTGACCCATCGGGTGGTCGAGATATTCTTCGATCACGCCAGGATTGCCAGCCATGTTCGCCGCTCCCAGCGATCCGGGCATGTCACGGTGAGCGAACACATGCCCAAATCCCACCAGCGCTATGCCAGCACGACGCCTGCATCGCTTCTGAGCCAGGCAGCAAAGGTCGGGGTCAATACCGCCATTCTGGTCGAGCGGATGATGCGCGAGCGTCCGCATCCCGAACAGGGATATCGCTCGGCCTTCGGCATTCTGTCCCTTGCCCGCCGTTACGAGGCCGAGCGCCTGGAAGCGGCTTGCGAGCGGGCGCTCACGATCAACGCCATCACCTATTCCTCGGTCGTCGCCATTCTCAAATCCGGTCTCGATCGGGTCAAACCCGGGACAGACCCGGCAAAGCCCACCCCGCCGCACACCAACATCCGCGGCGGCTCCTATTACCAGTGAAGAAAGGAAGACCCATGCTGACACATCCAACCCTCGACCAGATGCAGGCCCTTGGCCTTGCCGGAATGGCAATGGCCTATCGCGAACTTGCCGCTCAGGCCAGCAGCCACGATCTCAGCCGCGATGAATGGCTCGGGCTGATGCTCGACCGGGAAACGGCTCTGCGATCCGACAAGCGCCTGACCAACCGGCTTGCCGCTTCGAAGCTACGCTTTCCCGACGCCTGTATCGAGAATATCGATTTTGCCGCTCATCGTGGTCTTGACCGCCGCAACACGCTGTCGCTTGCACAAGGCGCATGGCTGAAGGCCCATGAGAACATGATCATCACCGGCCAGACCGGCACGGGGAAAACCTGGCTCGCCTGCGCCTTCGGTCGTCAGGCTGCAAGGCTCGATCATTCCATCCTCTACCTGCGCATGCCGCGCCTGTTCGAGGACCTTGGCCTCGCCCGGCTCGACGGCCGCTTTCCACGCCTGGTCGATAAGCTCGCCCGCGTCCATCTGCTGATCCTTGACGACTGGGGAACCCATACGCTCACCGGTCAACAGCGCCTCGACCTCCTGGAAATCTTCGAGGAACGCTATCGCCGAAAATCCACCATCATCACCGCACAGTTGCCCGTCGCCCAGTGGCACGACATGATAGGGGAGCCGACCATTGCAGACGCAATCCTTGATCGGATAATCCACAATGCCCACCGCATTACACTCGAGGGCGACAGCATGCGGCGGCAGAAAACTCCAACCCACTTGACCGGCGTTGAAAACACCGAAATCAATCCATCATGACGTCAACAAGGCAAGCGAAAATCGACATCAAGCACCTGTCCCGGAATTAGTGAAACAACTGTCCGCGATTTAGTGAAACTGCTGTCCCGTAATTCCGAAATATGCATACAGTCGAGCCCAGCATTTTTGTCACCCAGTGACGACTTACCTCTGCGCGACGGTTACACACGGGGCAGGTAGCAACGAGGATGCACCAGCTCGGCAGATCGGCGAGGACGACGTCGGTGATCGGGAGCGCCTTCGGCGACGTCCGTGAGTGAGGAATCAGATCTATCGAGCGGCGGTGTTGCATGCCCCATATGAGAACAGAACGAGAACGTTCTTGTCAACATTCGTTATAGCCTACTCGGCAGCAGCGAGTTCCGAAACCGACTTGGCTTCCTGCGCCTTCAACGCCGCCATAAGCCTGTACCCAACCCATTCAGCGACCGGCGGTGTCACCGAGTTGCCGACGGCATGGTAACGCAGGCTGTCGATCTTGTCGGCCTGCCGTTCGTCGAAGTGCCGGGGACGCGTCCAGTCAGCTGGGAAACCCTGTGCGAGTTCGGTTTCAGTGGGCAGGAACCGCCGCACCCGACCTTCCGGATACCAGACATAGTTTCGAGACCAGTCCGTTCCCGTATGCCGGGCGGACTCTGCGTAGATGCAGTGCGCGATGGACTTTACGAGGGGTCCCCGCTCAGGATCTCCAATGATTGTCTGAAAGAGGGAGGGAGATTTCTTCCCATCCTGTCGACGCGGCGCAGGATCCCGGTCGCCGCGTTCGGGCTCAAAAAGTACTTCTGCTGGACTTCCCCAGCCTCGATGCATGGCAACAATGTAGACTCGACGGCGCTGCTGGGGGACTCCGAAGAATTTAGAGTCAAGCACACGCCACGCGACGTCATACCCGCACTCGTCCAGCGCCTGGAGAACGATTGCGAAGTCTCTTCCTCCGTGGGAACTGAGAAGGCCGTGGACGTTCTCGAGGATAATTCCCCTTGGGTTGCGCGCTCGTACGAGGCGCATAAAGTCGTGAAAGAGTCCAGATTGTGCCCCTCGAAGCCCAGATCTTGGCCCCATGCGCGCAAGACTGAGATCCTGGCAGGGGAACCCGGCTGCCCAAACGTCAGATTCAGGGATTTTTGCGTCATCGAGAGTCCTGATGTCCTTGTCGAGAGGAAGGCCCGGCCAGTGCTGCTCGAGGATCTCTCGGCAGAATGGCTTCACTTCGCATTGGAAGACAACCTTGAAGCCCGCACGTTCCAGCCCGAGGTCCAGACCCCCGATACCGCTGAAAAATGACGAAACTTTATAGCTCAAGGAGGCACCCTATGAATGTAGAACAGAATGAGAACCGATTAAGCTGAAAAGCCGATTCCGTCAATGGTGATCAGACACACGAAATATGTCAGTGTCTACGCCGTACGAGGCGATTCGGTGGGGAAAAGGAAAATATGGCGACGTGTTCTGTCCGCTGGCGGTCGTCCGGTGGCCGCGGCGAGTTCGAGTACGTTCCGGCTGACAGCCTCCTTGATCGGCAGATCAAGATATTCCTCGAAGATCTGAACCTCACTATCCCAGCCGAAGTTTACGGTATGAAGGCGCAAGGTAAGCCCCGCCTCCGCAAGCAAGAAAGCAACAACCGCTCGAAACTACACCTGCCGCAGCTGGTCATGGCCATCGCCCGGCTGCCGTCTCCCGCACGCGAAGACCTCACGCATACTGTCACGTTTCCACTTCGCTCCGGATCGTTCGTTATGGACGAGATGGACTTCGAGATCATCGCCGACGACGGCATGACGGCCACGCTCGAGCCGCTCCGCGTCTCGGTCAGGAACTCGACGCACAGCATCAATCTTCAGGACCGCATAAGGGCCATCGCAGCTGATCTCACGAACATCGCCGACATCCGAGCAAAACACCCTGACCTCGCCACCGCCATCGAAGCACACGGAGCGGCTCTGACAGCGCAGGAGAACTCTTCCCTGATCCGTGAGACGGCCGACCGGGTGAACGAGCTTCAGGAGGCCATCTTCGGCCTCACCAACGCGGCCTCCGCTACGGAGATGGAGAAAGCAGAAGCCGAGCCACCGGTCGAAGAGGAAGAGGTGTTCGGGGTGGAGGGGCGACTGCTTGCGCGCATCCACGTCTACAAGGAGCGGGACAAGGGCTTCGCGCTGCGCGTGAAGAAGTATTACAAGTCCAAGAACGGCGGGAAGCTCGTTTGCGAAGTCTGCGGCCTCGACCCGGTGGCGAAGTACGGCGCGAACGGAGAGCGCTGCCTGGAAGCTCACCACAAGATTCCGATCGAGCAGCTGCAGCCCGACAGCGTCACGCGCGTAGAAGAGATGTCCGTCGTCTGCGCCTCCTGCCACCGCATCATCCACTCACAGAAGCCGTGCATACAGGTAGAGGATCTCGCCGCGGCTCTTCGCCTGGCGTCTGCCGCGACGCCTTGAGCAACTCGACCGACGTCTCGAATCTTGCAGTCCGGAGCGCAAAGGTGGGCGACGGTATGGAAACGGTATAAGCCTCGATCACCAACTTTGTGGACAAACGCTGATGGTAGCTGACCTTATCAGAAACGGTATGAAAACGGTATAATCCGTACGAGACGCCTGAACATACCGCCACGCAGGTGCCAAACGACCCGGTAAACGACTGATTTAATTGAAGAAAAATGGTAGCGGGAGAGGGACTCGAACCCCCGACACGCGGATTATGATTCCGCTGCTCTAACCACCTGAGCTACCCCGCCACAGCGGCTTCACCTTTGTTTCCGGTTGTTGTTTCAACAGGCGAAATCAGCGGTGAGCCGATTGGATGAGCGGCTTAATAGGCGGGGTGGTTGCTGGTGTCAAGCACCCCGGGCGTGGAAAATCGTGCGGAATTTCAGGCAGGCTGTGCTCAGGCGGCAACGGCTGCGGCCAGCAGCTGCTTCAGCGCCGCCTCGGCCTGCGCCGAGCGTTCCGAGCGGGCGATGAAGCCGCCGCCATAGACGCGGGCATGGGCGCCCTCGCCGGAAAACAGCGCACAGGCCTGCCCCGGCGCAATGCCGGCTTCGCCCACCGCCAGATCGACATGCAGGCCGTTTTCATCGCGGCGAAGCATTGCCTGCGCCGGGGCGCGGGTCGAGCGCACCTTGGCATAGCAGGCAAAACCCTCTGCGGCGATCTCGTCCACTTCGCCATCGCCGAGCCAGTTCATGTCGCGCAGATAGACCCGCCGGGTTTCCAGCGCCTCGCGCGGGCCGACCACCACCCGGCGTCCCCTTGCATCGAGATAGACGACATAGAGCGGCTCGCCGGTGGCGACCCCGATGCCGCGTCGCTGGCCGATGGTGTAATGCAGGATGCCCTCGTGGCGACCCAGCACCCGCCCGTCGAGATGGACGATATCGCCCGACAGCGCGGAATCGGGGCGCAGCTTGTTGATGATATCGGTATATTTGCCCTGCGGCACGAAGCAGATGTCCTGGCTGTCCGGCTTCTGGGCAATGGAGAGCCCCATCTCTTCCGCCATCGCCCGGGTTTCCGCCTTGGAATAGCCGCCGAGCGGAAAGCGCAGGTAATCGATCTGTTCCTGGGTGGTGGCAAACAGGAAATAGCTCTGGTCGCGGTCACTGTCGACGGGCCGGTAGAGCGCCCGGCGCTGCGGCGCGTCCGGTGCGGGATTGGGCCGGGAGGCGATATAATGGCCGGTCGCCAGCGCATCGGCGCCGAGATCCCTGGCGGTGGCCAGGAGATCGGCAAACTTGACGGTCTGGTTGCAGGCAACGCAGGGGATCGGCGTTTCGCCCGCCACATAGCTTTCGGCAAAGGGATTGATCACCGTCTCGCGAAAGCGCTGCTCGTAATTCAGCACATAATGGGGAATGCCGAGCGTCTCGCAGACCCGGCGCGCATCGTCGATATCCTGGCCCGCGCAGCAGGAGCCCGCCCGGTGGACGGCAGTGCCGTGATCATAGAGCTGCAGCGTGATGCCGAGCACATCATAACCCTGGCGCTTCAGCAGGCCCGCGACGACAGAACTGTCGACACCACCCGACATCGCCACCACGACCCGGGTTTCCTCAGGCCGCTTGTCAAAATCCAGACTGTTCATCAGGGCACACTTTCCGCTTTTCCGCCCGGAGTTAAAGGCCCCGGCGGCCCGACTTCCCCCCGCATTTCAGGGGATCGCGTGGATATATGAGGCATTTGCGGCAGGTTCAAGTCAAATTGGGGGACGGGTGCATGCGGCGAGCGGAATAGCGAGACGCTCACGCGGGGCGCCGGAGCTAGAGTTTGTCAGGGAAAAGTGGAATCCGGTTTTCCCGAAAAGACAAACGAAAACAAATTGAATTAGAGTCTGTCTGGTTCAATGTGAACCAGACAGACTCTAAAGGCGCAATCCAAGACCACTTCAAGCCGGTCGAGCGGCTACCCAGTGGCACTTCCACAGTTTCAAGCATTATGTCCGGCGGGCAAGGCCGCAAAGCGGTAGCAACTTCGCACCAGCAGCATATTGCGGCGCAGCGCGCCTGCCAGACAGCAGCCATCAACGAGCACCGTGAACCGGCTTGCGAATGGACTCACATGAGCCCGCCGTCCACATCCAGAGCGGCCAGTTCGTCCAGCGCTGACGAACGAGCCGTGTCACGCTTGTGTTTGTAGGCGAACAAATCGGATGCCCTGACCTTCCGGTGCCGCCCCGTCTTGATATGGGGAATTGCGCCGTTTTCCAAAATCCTGATGAGGTATGGGCGGGATTACATTCAGGCAATCCGCACAGTCCACCGGCGCTGGATCTCGAACGGGAATAGAGCTGCCTCTGCGCAAAGAGACGCTTTGCGCAGAGGGATGCGGTATTGCAAACGGGACACCC
This region includes:
- the istA gene encoding IS21 family transposase, translated to MPRRKQARRTTVKDIRSILRLTHEQGLSVRAISERLKISKSSVATYLLRAKETGLSVWPLPAGLDDDAALERHLFRRVGRPPQDLAEPDWRSVSSELKRKGVTLTLLWQEYRASHPGGYGYTWFCDRYAAFERRAHATFRNRHEAGAVMQADYAGHTIPITDPSTGVIHPAQIFVAMLPASSLTFAIASFSQKLPDWIEGQERALSFFGGVPKAIVCDNLKAGVAKALWFEPTLNATFAAMAEHYDTTILPTRSRKPRDKAKVEGAVLIVERWILARLRNRRFFSLADLNAAISVLLDDLNSRPMRHIGKSRRELFDEVERQALAPLPAAPFDYAEWKVAKVHPDYHVEVDGTFYSVPHRLIGRQVDVRLTHRVVEIFFDHARIASHVRRSQRSGHVTVSEHMPKSHQRYASTTPASLLSQAAKVGVNTAILVERMMRERPHPEQGYRSAFGILSLARRYEAERLEAACERALTINAITYSSVVAILKSGLDRVKPGTDPAKPTPPHTNIRGGSYYQ
- the istB gene encoding IS21-like element helper ATPase IstB — its product is MLTHPTLDQMQALGLAGMAMAYRELAAQASSHDLSRDEWLGLMLDRETALRSDKRLTNRLAASKLRFPDACIENIDFAAHRGLDRRNTLSLAQGAWLKAHENMIITGQTGTGKTWLACAFGRQAARLDHSILYLRMPRLFEDLGLARLDGRFPRLVDKLARVHLLILDDWGTHTLTGQQRLDLLEIFEERYRRKSTIITAQLPVAQWHDMIGEPTIADAILDRIIHNAHRITLEGDSMRRQKTPTHLTGVENTEINPS
- the dcm gene encoding DNA (cytosine-5-)-methyltransferase, with translation MSYKVSSFFSGIGGLDLGLERAGFKVVFQCEVKPFCREILEQHWPGLPLDKDIRTLDDAKIPESDVWAAGFPCQDLSLARMGPRSGLRGAQSGLFHDFMRLVRARNPRGIILENVHGLLSSHGGRDFAIVLQALDECGYDVAWRVLDSKFFGVPQQRRRVYIVAMHRGWGSPAEVLFEPERGDRDPAPRRQDGKKSPSLFQTIIGDPERGPLVKSIAHCIYAESARHTGTDWSRNYVWYPEGRVRRFLPTETELAQGFPADWTRPRHFDERQADKIDSLRYHAVGNSVTPPVAEWVGYRLMAALKAQEAKSVSELAAAE
- the mnmA gene encoding tRNA 2-thiouridine(34) synthase MnmA; this encodes MNSLDFDKRPEETRVVVAMSGGVDSSVVAGLLKRQGYDVLGITLQLYDHGTAVHRAGSCCAGQDIDDARRVCETLGIPHYVLNYEQRFRETVINPFAESYVAGETPIPCVACNQTVKFADLLATARDLGADALATGHYIASRPNPAPDAPQRRALYRPVDSDRDQSYFLFATTQEQIDYLRFPLGGYSKAETRAMAEEMGLSIAQKPDSQDICFVPQGKYTDIINKLRPDSALSGDIVHLDGRVLGRHEGILHYTIGQRRGIGVATGEPLYVVYLDARGRRVVVGPREALETRRVYLRDMNWLGDGEVDEIAAEGFACYAKVRSTRAPAQAMLRRDENGLHVDLAVGEAGIAPGQACALFSGEGAHARVYGGGFIARSERSAQAEAALKQLLAAAVAA